One window from the genome of Gadus morhua chromosome 16, gadMor3.0, whole genome shotgun sequence encodes:
- the LOC115561306 gene encoding alpha-2-macroglobulin-like protein 1 isoform X2: MAPVLLCVLVWTAFAWSPTRAHLNETIYAVTVSSRVTGGASETLCAHVLSPPEPLALRVTLEAQSGSTVILEETVSTDYYGCSTFQVPIVTSSTVATVNVAIQGESAVMSKKTKVLIAPPAFLHLIVMDKPLYKPGQTVQFRIVSMDAGFIPFNELYKTVELQDPNRNRIAQWLDRAAVSGILDISHPMSPEAAQGPYTITAWTEKGESTSRSFDIKEYVLPKYAVNIRLPNVINILQQEVPIQICGRYTYGKPVLGSIKVVVCREGQGHFSWHYSEKQEDICVTSQLQTDRTGCATHFIRVSAFGPRDQTYRDMFEVTAEMEEYGTGVVIQASGQTPFSVNVRELTFENVADNTAYKPGIPFEGKVKLTGIDRKAVGDEVVYLYVDVNAASYNLTLLTQDNGMASFSLDTSLWKNSVVLTASSRPKEERQSFVHGERLPAYPSAVLTMRPFYSKSKSFVKISANGHKSLCEGESQVGAQYIIQGEELRPGQEELPFYYTVMSKGAIMRHGHLPVAVKDGIVNKGVLSIPLLEKAALSPYAQVVVYTLMPSGEVLADNMDFPVDQCFENRVKLEFSADRELPGGETLFRLESQPGSLCSVRAVDQSILLLQPDQELSPSYVFKQLPVQKLSGFSYQVEDREPDLCSPWEDVAESTAKDDVYSVFKEIGIKLVTNSEVKKPATCVFLERQDHDIVFSRLMYDDDVQEFDSATHLKPMKKKREKIETVRSYFPDTWIWELIAVGDSGSVSVVKTLPDTITSWRAQAFCTSSSLGFGLSRDTALVAFQPFFVSLTLPYSVVRGEVFTLRATVFNYLPSCIMVRVQLSNSSHFSLRECADCQYTMCVCAEESRVFQWEVSPSSLGEVTLEVRAEALHTEQLCGNEVAPPPTVGRVDTVVRKLLVEAEGTPVAVTHNAFLCPGEKPAEKNISLLLPDLFVAGSARASFSVLGDLMGRAMKNLDKLLAMPYGCGEQNMILFAPNIYILNYLTSTAQLTHAIKERATRFLESGYQRELTYRHDDGSYSAFGKSDASGNTWLTAFVMKSFGGAKPYIFIDPTLIVDSRTWLLSHRRQDGCITSVGKLFNNGMKGGVSDDVSLTAYITAALLELDAADPMVSGCLQCLRVAVAGKLENMYTTALLSYTFTLAGDQQTRAALLTALHQRSVTDGGTRHWKRAEASEKVLDSLEVEMTAYVLLAVLSGPPVPGFDLDYASSITRWLIQQQNPYGGFASTQDTVVALQALARYGAATYSSEGACVVGLSSLGGASWQFTVDQSTRLLYQEQALDRLPGDYRITAQGQGCVQAQIAMRYNIPPPGDFSSFHIAATTTAVCNSTRPTLTIKVDLRYQGRREETNMVIINLKLLSGYGLQQSTLQELKRQSSVKRVDFEEGYINIYLDGLKKEVLRSYSVTLEEEEAVRNLRPAVVKVYDYYQTSDEAVADYSSPCAERDDVNDLLLERLEPPTRSTSIKLKPD, from the exons ATGGCACCTGTCCTACTGTGCGTGCTGGTTTGGACAGCGTTTGCCTGGTCTCCAACCCGCGCCCACCTCAACGAAAC CATCTACGCCGTGACTGTGAGCTCCAGGGTGACCGGAGGGGCATCTGAGACGCTGTGCGCCCACGTCCTCTCCCCCCCGGAGCCGCTGGCCCTCAGGGTGACTCTGGAGGCGCAGTCCGGGAGCACCGTCATCCTGGAGGAGACGGTTTCCACGGATTACTACGGCTGCTCCACCTTTCAG GTTCCCATTGTGACCAGCAGCACGGTGGCCACGGTCAATGTGGCCATCCAGGGCGAGAGTGCCGTCATGAGCAAGAAGACCAAGGTCCTCATCGCCCCTCCAGCCTTTCTTCATCTGATCGTGATGGACAAGCCGCTCTACAAGCCTGGACAGACTG tcCAGTTCCGGATCGTCTCCATGGACGCTGGCTTCATCCCTTTCAATGAGCTG TATAAAACAGTTGAGCTTCAG GACCCCAACAGAAACCGCATCGCGCAGTGGCTGGATAGGGCCGCCGTCAGTGGCATCCTGGACATCTCTCACCCCATGAGTCCAGAGGCCGCCCAGGGACCCTACACCATCACTGCCTGGacggagaaaggagagagcacCTCTCGTTCCTTTGACATCAAGGAATACG TTTTGCCAAAATATGCCGTCAACATTAGACTACCTAATGTCATAAATATTTTACAACAAGAAGTCCCCATACAAATTTGTGGAAG ATACACCTATGGAAAGCCTGTCCTTGGGTCCATCAAGGTGGTAGTTTGTAGAGAGGGCCAGGGCCATTTTTCATGGCATTATTCTGAAAAGCAAGAAGACATCTGTGTGACATCACAACTGCAG ACGGACAGAACTGGCTGTGCAACGCACTTCATTAGGGTATCGGCATTTGGCCCAAGAGATCAAACGTACCGGGACATGTTTGAGGTGACGGCTGAAATGGAGGAGTATGGCACTG GGGTGGTCATTCAAGCCAGTGGCCAAACGCCCTTCTCTGTTAATGTCAGAGAACTCACATTTGAGAATGTTGCAGATAATACTGCCTATAAGCCAGGGATCCCATTCGAGGGCAAG GTCAAGCTGACTGGAATAGACAGGAAGGCGGTGGGGGACGAGGTGGTATATCTATACGTGGACGTCAATGCAGCGTCGTACAACCTCACGCTTCTGACCCAAGACAACGGCATGGCTTCTTTCTCCCTGGACACCTCCCTGTGGAAGAACAGCGTGGTTCTTACG GCAAGCTCTAGACCCAAGGAAGAACGGCAGTCATTTGTGCATGGGGAACGCCTGCCTGCATACCCCTCGGCAGTACTGACCATGAGGCCGTTCTACTCTAAGAGCAAGAGCTTCGTGAAGATCTCGGCCAACGGCCACAAGAGCCTCTGTGAGGGGGAGTCCCAGGTGGGCGCCCAGTACATCATCCAGGGCGAGGAGCTTAGGCCGGGGCAGGAGGAACTGCCCTTCTACTACACC GTGATGTCCAAAGGTGCAATAATGAGGCATGGGCATCTTCCAGTTGCTGTAAAAGATGGAATCG TCAACAAAGGAGTGCTATCCATCCCCCTGCTTGAAAAAGCTGCCCTCAGCCCATATGCCCAAGTGGTGGTGTACACTTTGATGCCAAGTGGGGAGGTGTTGGCGGATAACATGGACTTCCCAGTGGACCAGTGCTTCGAGAATAGG GTGAAGCTGGAGTTCTCAGCAGATCGAGAGCTGCCTGGAGGAGAGACCTTGTTTCGCCTGGAGAGCCAGCCAGGATCCTTGTGCTCCGTCAGGGCAGTGGACCAGAGCatccttctgctgcagccggaTCAGGAGCTCAGCCCTTCTTAT GTGTTCAAACAGCTGCCTGTGCAGAAGCTGAGTGGCTTCAGCTACCAAGTTGAGGACCGTGAGCCGGATCTCTGCTCGCCCTGGGAAGACGTGGCGGAATCCACCGCGAAGGACGACGTCTACAGTGTTTTTAAA GAAATTGGAATAAAACTTGTGACCAACTCTGAGGTGAAGAAACCAGCCACCTGTGTGTTCCTTGAACGTCAAGATCATGATATTGTATTTAGTCGTTTGATGTATGATGATG ATGTTCAAGAATTCGACTCAGCGACGCACTTGAagcccatgaaaaaaaaaagggaaaaaatagaAACTGTGAGAAGCTACTTCCCTGACACCTGGATCTGGGAGCTGATCGCTGTCGG AGACAGCGGGTCGGTGAGCGTGGTGAAGACGCTCCCTGACACCATCACCAGCTGGCGGGCCCAGGCcttctgcacctcctcctccctgggctTCGGCCTGTCCCGGGACACGGCGCTGGTGGCCTTCCAGCCCTTCTTCGTCAGCCTGACGCTGCCCTACTCGGTGGTCCGAGGGGAGGTGTTCACGCTCAGAGCCACCGTCTTCAACTACCTCCCTAGCTGCATCATG GTCAGGGTCCAGCTGAGCAACTCGTCCCACTTCTCCCTCAGAGAGTGTGCGGACTGCCAgtacaccatgtgtgtgtgtgcagaggagagcagggtttTCCAGTGGGAGGTCAGCCCCTCCTCCCTTG ggGAGGTGACCCTGGAGGTCCGGGCCGAGGCGCTGCACACGGAGCAGCTGTGTGGGAACGAGGTGGCGCCCCCGCCCACGGTGGGCCGGGTGGACACAGTGGTGCGCAAACtactggtggag GCAGAAGGCACCCCAGTGGCtgttacccacaatgcattccTCTGTCCTGGAG AGAAGCCAGCAGAGAAGAacatctctctcctgctgccaGACCTGTTTGTGGCTGGTTCTGCCAGGGCCTCTTTCTCTGTGTTGG GGGACCTGATGGGCCGGGCCATGAAGAACCTGGACAAACTGCTGGCCATGCCGTACGGCTGCGGGGAGCAGAACATGATCCTGTTCGCCCCAAACATCTACATCCTCAACTACCTGACCAGCACCGCACAGCTGACACACGCCATTAAGGAGCGGGCCACGCGCTTCCTGGAGAGCG GCTACCAGAGAGAGCTCACCTACCGGCATGACGATGGCTCCTACAGTGCTTTTGGCAAGAGTGACGCGTCTGGAAACACCTG GCTGACTGCCTTTGTGATGAAGTCGTTTGGCGGCGCCAAGCCCTACATCTTCATCGACCCAACACTAATCGTGGACTCCAGAACCTGGCTGCTCAGCCACCGGCGGCAAGATGGATGCATCACATCAGTTGGAAAACTGTTTAACAACGGCATGAAG GGCGGGGTGAGCGACGACGTGTCTCTGACCGCCTACATCACGGCTGCACTGCTGGAGCTGGATGCA GCAGACCCCATGGTGTCGGGGTGCCTGCAGTGCCTGAGAGTGGCGGTAGCGGGAAAGCTGGAGAACATGTACACCACAGCCCTCCTCTCCTACACCTTCACCCTGGCAGGGGACCAGCAGACCAGGGCCGCGCTCCTCACCGCTCTCCACCAGCGCTCCGTCACAGACG GGGGCACGCGCCACTGGAAGCGGGCGGAGGCCTCTGAGAAGGTTCTGGACTCCCTGGAGGTTGAGATGACGGCCTACGTACTGCTTGCGGTTCTCTCCGGACCCCCGGTGCCGGGCTTCGACCTAGACTATGCCTCCAGCATCACACGCTGGCTCATCCAACAGCAGAACCCCTACGGCGGCTTCGCCTCTACGCAG GACACGGTGGTGGCCCTCCAGGCCCTGGCCCGCTACGGCGCTGCCACCTACAGCTCGGAGGGCGCCTGCGTGGTGGGGCTGAGCTCGCTGGGCGGGGCCAGCTGGCAGTTCACCGTGGACCAGAGCACCCGGCTGCTGTACCAGGAGCAGGCGCTGGACCGCCTGCCCGGGGACTACCGCATCACGGCCCAGGGGCAGGGCTGTGTCCAGGCACAG ATCGCCATGCGTTACAACATTCCCCCTCCTGGTGACTTCAGTTCCTTCCACATCGCCGCAACAACGACCGCTGTGTGTAACAGCACCCGGCCCACACTGACCATCAAAGTGGACCTCAG GTACCaaggtaggagagaggagaccaacATGGTGATCATCAACCTCAAGCTCCTGTCAGGCTATGGCCTTCAGCAGAGCACTCTGCAGGAG CTGAAGAGACAGAGCAGTGTGAAGCGTGTGGACTTTGAAGAGGGCTACATCAACATCTACCTCGACGGC CTGAAGAAGGAGGTGTTGAGGAGCTACAGCGtgaccctggaggaggaggaggccgtcaGGAACCTGAGGCCGGCCGTGGTGAAGGTGTACGACTACTACCAGACAA GTGACGAGGCAGTGGCAGACTACTCCTCCCCTTGTGCGGAGC GTGATGATGTGAATGATCTACTATTGGAACGATTGGAGCCACCAACAAGAAGCACATCAATCAAATTAAAGCCGGACTAA
- the LOC115561306 gene encoding alpha-2-macroglobulin-like protein 1 isoform X1: MAPVLLCVLVWTAFAWSPTRAHLNETIYAVTVSSRVTGGASETLCAHVLSPPEPLALRVTLEAQSGSTVILEETVSTDYYGCSTFQVPIVTSSTVATVNVAIQGESAVMSKKTKVLIAPPAFLHLIVMDKPLYKPGQTVQFRIVSMDAGFIPFNELYKTVELQDPNRNRIAQWLDRAAVSGILDISHPMSPEAAQGPYTITAWTEKGESTSRSFDIKEYVLPKYAVNIRLPNVINILQQEVPIQICGRYTYGKPVLGSIKVVVCREGQGHFSWHYSEKQEDICVTSQLQTDRTGCATHFIRVSAFGPRDQTYRDMFEVTAEMEEYGTGVVIQASGQTPFSVNVRELTFENVADNTAYKPGIPFEGKVKLTGIDRKAVGDEVVYLYVDVNAASYNLTLLTQDNGMASFSLDTSLWKNSVVLTASSRPKEERQSFVHGERLPAYPSAVLTMRPFYSKSKSFVKISANGHKSLCEGESQVGAQYIIQGEELRPGQEELPFYYTVMSKGAIMRHGHLPVAVKDGIVNKGVLSIPLLEKAALSPYAQVVVYTLMPSGEVLADNMDFPVDQCFENRVKLEFSADRELPGGETLFRLESQPGSLCSVRAVDQSILLLQPDQELSPSYVFKQLPVQKLSGFSYQVEDREPDLCSPWEDVAESTAKDDVYSVFKEIGIKLVTNSEVKKPATCVFLERQDHDIVFSRLMYDDDVQEFDSATHLKPMKKKREKIETVRSYFPDTWIWELIAVGDSGSVSVVKTLPDTITSWRAQAFCTSSSLGFGLSRDTALVAFQPFFVSLTLPYSVVRGEVFTLRATVFNYLPSCIMVRVQLSNSSHFSLRECADCQYTMCVCAEESRVFQWEVSPSSLGEVTLEVRAEALHTEQLCGNEVAPPPTVGRVDTVVRKLLVEAEGTPVAVTHNAFLCPGAEKPAEKNISLLLPDLFVAGSARASFSVLGDLMGRAMKNLDKLLAMPYGCGEQNMILFAPNIYILNYLTSTAQLTHAIKERATRFLESGYQRELTYRHDDGSYSAFGKSDASGNTWLTAFVMKSFGGAKPYIFIDPTLIVDSRTWLLSHRRQDGCITSVGKLFNNGMKGGVSDDVSLTAYITAALLELDAADPMVSGCLQCLRVAVAGKLENMYTTALLSYTFTLAGDQQTRAALLTALHQRSVTDGGTRHWKRAEASEKVLDSLEVEMTAYVLLAVLSGPPVPGFDLDYASSITRWLIQQQNPYGGFASTQDTVVALQALARYGAATYSSEGACVVGLSSLGGASWQFTVDQSTRLLYQEQALDRLPGDYRITAQGQGCVQAQIAMRYNIPPPGDFSSFHIAATTTAVCNSTRPTLTIKVDLRYQGRREETNMVIINLKLLSGYGLQQSTLQELKRQSSVKRVDFEEGYINIYLDGLKKEVLRSYSVTLEEEEAVRNLRPAVVKVYDYYQTSDEAVADYSSPCAERDDVNDLLLERLEPPTRSTSIKLKPD, translated from the exons ATGGCACCTGTCCTACTGTGCGTGCTGGTTTGGACAGCGTTTGCCTGGTCTCCAACCCGCGCCCACCTCAACGAAAC CATCTACGCCGTGACTGTGAGCTCCAGGGTGACCGGAGGGGCATCTGAGACGCTGTGCGCCCACGTCCTCTCCCCCCCGGAGCCGCTGGCCCTCAGGGTGACTCTGGAGGCGCAGTCCGGGAGCACCGTCATCCTGGAGGAGACGGTTTCCACGGATTACTACGGCTGCTCCACCTTTCAG GTTCCCATTGTGACCAGCAGCACGGTGGCCACGGTCAATGTGGCCATCCAGGGCGAGAGTGCCGTCATGAGCAAGAAGACCAAGGTCCTCATCGCCCCTCCAGCCTTTCTTCATCTGATCGTGATGGACAAGCCGCTCTACAAGCCTGGACAGACTG tcCAGTTCCGGATCGTCTCCATGGACGCTGGCTTCATCCCTTTCAATGAGCTG TATAAAACAGTTGAGCTTCAG GACCCCAACAGAAACCGCATCGCGCAGTGGCTGGATAGGGCCGCCGTCAGTGGCATCCTGGACATCTCTCACCCCATGAGTCCAGAGGCCGCCCAGGGACCCTACACCATCACTGCCTGGacggagaaaggagagagcacCTCTCGTTCCTTTGACATCAAGGAATACG TTTTGCCAAAATATGCCGTCAACATTAGACTACCTAATGTCATAAATATTTTACAACAAGAAGTCCCCATACAAATTTGTGGAAG ATACACCTATGGAAAGCCTGTCCTTGGGTCCATCAAGGTGGTAGTTTGTAGAGAGGGCCAGGGCCATTTTTCATGGCATTATTCTGAAAAGCAAGAAGACATCTGTGTGACATCACAACTGCAG ACGGACAGAACTGGCTGTGCAACGCACTTCATTAGGGTATCGGCATTTGGCCCAAGAGATCAAACGTACCGGGACATGTTTGAGGTGACGGCTGAAATGGAGGAGTATGGCACTG GGGTGGTCATTCAAGCCAGTGGCCAAACGCCCTTCTCTGTTAATGTCAGAGAACTCACATTTGAGAATGTTGCAGATAATACTGCCTATAAGCCAGGGATCCCATTCGAGGGCAAG GTCAAGCTGACTGGAATAGACAGGAAGGCGGTGGGGGACGAGGTGGTATATCTATACGTGGACGTCAATGCAGCGTCGTACAACCTCACGCTTCTGACCCAAGACAACGGCATGGCTTCTTTCTCCCTGGACACCTCCCTGTGGAAGAACAGCGTGGTTCTTACG GCAAGCTCTAGACCCAAGGAAGAACGGCAGTCATTTGTGCATGGGGAACGCCTGCCTGCATACCCCTCGGCAGTACTGACCATGAGGCCGTTCTACTCTAAGAGCAAGAGCTTCGTGAAGATCTCGGCCAACGGCCACAAGAGCCTCTGTGAGGGGGAGTCCCAGGTGGGCGCCCAGTACATCATCCAGGGCGAGGAGCTTAGGCCGGGGCAGGAGGAACTGCCCTTCTACTACACC GTGATGTCCAAAGGTGCAATAATGAGGCATGGGCATCTTCCAGTTGCTGTAAAAGATGGAATCG TCAACAAAGGAGTGCTATCCATCCCCCTGCTTGAAAAAGCTGCCCTCAGCCCATATGCCCAAGTGGTGGTGTACACTTTGATGCCAAGTGGGGAGGTGTTGGCGGATAACATGGACTTCCCAGTGGACCAGTGCTTCGAGAATAGG GTGAAGCTGGAGTTCTCAGCAGATCGAGAGCTGCCTGGAGGAGAGACCTTGTTTCGCCTGGAGAGCCAGCCAGGATCCTTGTGCTCCGTCAGGGCAGTGGACCAGAGCatccttctgctgcagccggaTCAGGAGCTCAGCCCTTCTTAT GTGTTCAAACAGCTGCCTGTGCAGAAGCTGAGTGGCTTCAGCTACCAAGTTGAGGACCGTGAGCCGGATCTCTGCTCGCCCTGGGAAGACGTGGCGGAATCCACCGCGAAGGACGACGTCTACAGTGTTTTTAAA GAAATTGGAATAAAACTTGTGACCAACTCTGAGGTGAAGAAACCAGCCACCTGTGTGTTCCTTGAACGTCAAGATCATGATATTGTATTTAGTCGTTTGATGTATGATGATG ATGTTCAAGAATTCGACTCAGCGACGCACTTGAagcccatgaaaaaaaaaagggaaaaaatagaAACTGTGAGAAGCTACTTCCCTGACACCTGGATCTGGGAGCTGATCGCTGTCGG AGACAGCGGGTCGGTGAGCGTGGTGAAGACGCTCCCTGACACCATCACCAGCTGGCGGGCCCAGGCcttctgcacctcctcctccctgggctTCGGCCTGTCCCGGGACACGGCGCTGGTGGCCTTCCAGCCCTTCTTCGTCAGCCTGACGCTGCCCTACTCGGTGGTCCGAGGGGAGGTGTTCACGCTCAGAGCCACCGTCTTCAACTACCTCCCTAGCTGCATCATG GTCAGGGTCCAGCTGAGCAACTCGTCCCACTTCTCCCTCAGAGAGTGTGCGGACTGCCAgtacaccatgtgtgtgtgtgcagaggagagcagggtttTCCAGTGGGAGGTCAGCCCCTCCTCCCTTG ggGAGGTGACCCTGGAGGTCCGGGCCGAGGCGCTGCACACGGAGCAGCTGTGTGGGAACGAGGTGGCGCCCCCGCCCACGGTGGGCCGGGTGGACACAGTGGTGCGCAAACtactggtggag GCAGAAGGCACCCCAGTGGCtgttacccacaatgcattccTCTGTCCTGGAG CAGAGAAGCCAGCAGAGAAGAacatctctctcctgctgccaGACCTGTTTGTGGCTGGTTCTGCCAGGGCCTCTTTCTCTGTGTTGG GGGACCTGATGGGCCGGGCCATGAAGAACCTGGACAAACTGCTGGCCATGCCGTACGGCTGCGGGGAGCAGAACATGATCCTGTTCGCCCCAAACATCTACATCCTCAACTACCTGACCAGCACCGCACAGCTGACACACGCCATTAAGGAGCGGGCCACGCGCTTCCTGGAGAGCG GCTACCAGAGAGAGCTCACCTACCGGCATGACGATGGCTCCTACAGTGCTTTTGGCAAGAGTGACGCGTCTGGAAACACCTG GCTGACTGCCTTTGTGATGAAGTCGTTTGGCGGCGCCAAGCCCTACATCTTCATCGACCCAACACTAATCGTGGACTCCAGAACCTGGCTGCTCAGCCACCGGCGGCAAGATGGATGCATCACATCAGTTGGAAAACTGTTTAACAACGGCATGAAG GGCGGGGTGAGCGACGACGTGTCTCTGACCGCCTACATCACGGCTGCACTGCTGGAGCTGGATGCA GCAGACCCCATGGTGTCGGGGTGCCTGCAGTGCCTGAGAGTGGCGGTAGCGGGAAAGCTGGAGAACATGTACACCACAGCCCTCCTCTCCTACACCTTCACCCTGGCAGGGGACCAGCAGACCAGGGCCGCGCTCCTCACCGCTCTCCACCAGCGCTCCGTCACAGACG GGGGCACGCGCCACTGGAAGCGGGCGGAGGCCTCTGAGAAGGTTCTGGACTCCCTGGAGGTTGAGATGACGGCCTACGTACTGCTTGCGGTTCTCTCCGGACCCCCGGTGCCGGGCTTCGACCTAGACTATGCCTCCAGCATCACACGCTGGCTCATCCAACAGCAGAACCCCTACGGCGGCTTCGCCTCTACGCAG GACACGGTGGTGGCCCTCCAGGCCCTGGCCCGCTACGGCGCTGCCACCTACAGCTCGGAGGGCGCCTGCGTGGTGGGGCTGAGCTCGCTGGGCGGGGCCAGCTGGCAGTTCACCGTGGACCAGAGCACCCGGCTGCTGTACCAGGAGCAGGCGCTGGACCGCCTGCCCGGGGACTACCGCATCACGGCCCAGGGGCAGGGCTGTGTCCAGGCACAG ATCGCCATGCGTTACAACATTCCCCCTCCTGGTGACTTCAGTTCCTTCCACATCGCCGCAACAACGACCGCTGTGTGTAACAGCACCCGGCCCACACTGACCATCAAAGTGGACCTCAG GTACCaaggtaggagagaggagaccaacATGGTGATCATCAACCTCAAGCTCCTGTCAGGCTATGGCCTTCAGCAGAGCACTCTGCAGGAG CTGAAGAGACAGAGCAGTGTGAAGCGTGTGGACTTTGAAGAGGGCTACATCAACATCTACCTCGACGGC CTGAAGAAGGAGGTGTTGAGGAGCTACAGCGtgaccctggaggaggaggaggccgtcaGGAACCTGAGGCCGGCCGTGGTGAAGGTGTACGACTACTACCAGACAA GTGACGAGGCAGTGGCAGACTACTCCTCCCCTTGTGCGGAGC GTGATGATGTGAATGATCTACTATTGGAACGATTGGAGCCACCAACAAGAAGCACATCAATCAAATTAAAGCCGGACTAA